From one Rubrobacter xylanophilus genomic stretch:
- a CDS encoding molybdopterin-dependent oxidoreductase: MAVRKEPGRSFIERMATRLRIIPNVDQPEAGGIERLSSGPTLTNYPPPEKWDDWTEYEARGWTRKQKKSYQIVPTICFNCEAACGLLAYVDRESGEVRKFEGHPLHPGSRGRNCAKGPATINQIRDPNRILYPMKRKGPRGGGEWERVGWEEALEDIGGRIRRAIREDRRTEIMYHVGRPGFEHQHMERVFRAWGVDAHNSHTNVCSSGGRFGYQIVGGFDRPSPDYANARAIVLVSAHLESGHYFNPHAQRIIESKMKGGKLIVLDPRLSNSAAMADYWLPTRPGSEAAVLLAMVNVILQEGLYDGRFLHDWTNWREYLKNRRPGRDPDSFEEFIEGLKEEYARFTPEYAEAESGVPAERILEAARVIGEAAPAVAAHTWRAACAGNLGGWAVSRALAFLNVVTGSWGRKGGTNPNGWNKWLPRFWEEAPPQKVWNELTYPLEYPLAANEMSFLLPHFLMEGRGRLEVYFSRVVNPVWTYPDGFSWIEALTNEEYIGCHVALTPTWNETAYFADYVLPLGHGPERHDVMSQETHSGVWLSFRQPVLREAARRRGEDVKYTYETNPGEVWEDDEFWIELSWRIDPDGSLGIRRHFESPYEPGRKLTTEDYYRWIFENAVPGLPERAAEEGLTPLEYMRRYGAFEVKREVYERNMRELAAEELEGARVEDDGTITNEKSRTEGVLRANRLMPHVGVMVDGKAREGFPTTSGKLEIWSPTLAAWGWEEYATPGYIKSHVHPENLEEGQLVLNATFRLPTLIHTRSGNSKWLNEISNKNPLWINPDDAGPRGIETGDLVRVTTEIGYFVNHAWVTESIAPGVVACSHHLGRWRRKEDRADRWSNSLVDITRDEKGGWRLRQIEGPGPYESSDPDTERIFWSDGGVHQNLTFPVHPDPISGMHCWHQAVFVEKAHPGDRYGDVYVDTNKSREVYRRWLSMTRPGPLENGLRRPPVFDRPYRPDEECFYVRR, from the coding sequence GTGGCGGTGCGCAAAGAGCCGGGCAGATCTTTCATCGAGCGGATGGCGACGAGGCTCAGGATAATCCCTAACGTGGACCAGCCGGAGGCCGGGGGTATAGAGCGCCTCTCCTCCGGCCCCACACTCACCAATTACCCGCCCCCGGAGAAGTGGGACGACTGGACGGAGTACGAGGCCAGGGGCTGGACGAGAAAGCAGAAGAAGAGCTACCAGATCGTCCCGACCATATGCTTCAACTGCGAGGCCGCCTGCGGCCTTCTGGCCTACGTGGACAGGGAGAGCGGGGAGGTCCGGAAGTTCGAGGGGCACCCGCTGCACCCGGGCAGCCGCGGCCGCAACTGCGCCAAGGGTCCGGCGACGATCAACCAGATCCGGGACCCCAACCGCATCCTCTATCCCATGAAGCGCAAGGGGCCGCGGGGAGGCGGCGAGTGGGAGCGCGTCGGTTGGGAGGAGGCGCTCGAAGACATCGGCGGGCGCATCCGCCGGGCCATCCGGGAGGACCGGCGCACCGAGATCATGTACCACGTCGGGCGTCCCGGCTTCGAACACCAGCACATGGAGCGCGTCTTTAGGGCGTGGGGCGTCGACGCGCACAACTCCCACACCAACGTCTGCTCTTCCGGCGGCAGGTTCGGCTACCAGATCGTGGGCGGTTTCGACCGGCCCTCGCCCGACTACGCCAACGCCCGGGCGATAGTGCTCGTGAGCGCGCACCTGGAGAGCGGCCACTACTTCAACCCGCACGCCCAGAGGATCATCGAGAGCAAGATGAAGGGCGGAAAGCTCATCGTGCTCGACCCCCGGCTCTCCAACTCGGCGGCGATGGCCGACTACTGGCTCCCCACCCGACCCGGCTCCGAAGCCGCCGTGCTTCTCGCCATGGTGAACGTCATCCTGCAGGAGGGCCTCTACGACGGGCGGTTCCTCCACGACTGGACCAACTGGCGCGAGTACCTGAAGAACAGGCGGCCCGGGAGGGATCCGGACTCCTTCGAGGAGTTTATCGAGGGTTTGAAGGAGGAGTACGCGCGCTTCACGCCGGAGTACGCCGAGGCCGAGAGCGGGGTTCCGGCGGAGAGGATCCTGGAGGCGGCGCGCGTGATCGGGGAGGCCGCGCCCGCCGTGGCGGCCCACACCTGGCGGGCGGCCTGCGCGGGGAACCTGGGGGGTTGGGCGGTCTCCCGGGCGCTGGCCTTCCTGAACGTCGTCACCGGCAGCTGGGGCAGAAAGGGCGGGACGAACCCGAACGGCTGGAACAAATGGCTGCCGCGCTTCTGGGAGGAGGCCCCGCCGCAGAAGGTCTGGAACGAGCTCACCTACCCACTGGAGTATCCGCTCGCGGCCAACGAGATGAGCTTCCTCCTACCGCATTTTTTGATGGAGGGCAGGGGACGTTTGGAGGTCTACTTCAGCCGGGTCGTGAACCCCGTGTGGACCTACCCGGACGGGTTCTCCTGGATCGAGGCGCTCACCAACGAGGAATACATCGGCTGCCACGTCGCCCTCACCCCGACCTGGAACGAGACCGCCTACTTCGCCGACTACGTGCTGCCGTTGGGCCACGGTCCCGAGCGCCACGACGTCATGAGCCAGGAGACCCACTCCGGGGTGTGGCTCTCTTTCCGCCAGCCCGTCCTCAGGGAGGCGGCGCGTCGGCGCGGCGAGGACGTAAAGTACACCTACGAGACCAACCCCGGAGAGGTGTGGGAGGACGACGAGTTCTGGATCGAGCTCTCCTGGAGGATAGACCCCGACGGCTCTCTCGGGATAAGGCGGCACTTCGAGAGCCCTTACGAGCCGGGGAGGAAGCTCACCACCGAGGACTACTACCGCTGGATCTTCGAGAACGCCGTCCCGGGGCTTCCGGAGAGGGCGGCGGAGGAGGGGCTGACGCCGCTGGAGTACATGCGCAGATACGGGGCCTTCGAGGTGAAGAGAGAGGTCTACGAGCGCAACATGCGCGAGCTTGCGGCTGAGGAGCTCGAAGGTGCGCGCGTCGAGGACGACGGCACGATCACGAACGAGAAGAGCCGGACCGAAGGCGTCCTGCGGGCCAACCGCCTGATGCCCCATGTGGGGGTGATGGTGGACGGGAAGGCCCGGGAGGGCTTTCCCACCACGAGCGGCAAGCTGGAGATCTGGTCTCCCACCCTGGCGGCGTGGGGCTGGGAGGAGTACGCCACGCCGGGCTACATAAAGAGCCACGTCCACCCGGAGAACCTGGAGGAGGGCCAGCTCGTCCTCAACGCCACCTTCCGACTGCCGACGCTCATCCACACCCGTAGCGGCAACTCCAAGTGGCTCAACGAGATCTCCAACAAGAACCCCCTCTGGATCAACCCCGACGACGCCGGGCCGCGCGGCATAGAGACAGGAGATCTCGTGCGGGTCACCACCGAGATCGGCTACTTCGTGAACCACGCCTGGGTTACCGAGAGCATCGCGCCCGGCGTTGTGGCCTGCTCCCACCACCTCGGGCGCTGGCGCCGCAAGGAGGACCGGGCCGACAGGTGGAGCAACTCTTTGGTGGACATAACCCGCGACGAGAAAGGGGGCTGGAGGCTCCGGCAGATAGAGGGCCCCGGGCCATACGAGAGCAGCGATCCCGACACCGAGCGCATCTTCTGGAGCGACGGCGGGGTGCACCAGAACCTCACCTTCCCCGTACACCCCGACCCCATAAGCGGCATGC